Proteins co-encoded in one Candidatus Limnocylindrales bacterium genomic window:
- a CDS encoding DedA family protein has protein sequence MDWLTGFLQTILHLDDALPQWAAMYGTWIYGILFLIVFCETGLVVTPFLPGDSLLFAAGAVSAAAPEHMNVHLVVVLLIVAAVIGDGVNYSIGAMLGDQVREGNRFIKKEHLERTHAFYEKYGAKTIILARFVPIVRTFAPFVAGVGRMTYAKFATYNVVGAIIWVTSLTYAGYGLGNVPFVKKNFEIIVLAIIFLSILPGIVELIRARRAPEKLI, from the coding sequence ATGGACTGGCTGACCGGTTTCCTCCAGACCATCCTGCACCTGGACGATGCGCTGCCCCAGTGGGCGGCGATGTACGGGACGTGGATCTACGGCATCCTCTTCCTGATCGTGTTCTGCGAGACCGGGCTGGTGGTGACGCCGTTCCTTCCCGGCGACTCGTTGCTGTTCGCCGCCGGAGCGGTTTCGGCGGCGGCCCCCGAGCACATGAACGTGCATCTGGTCGTGGTGCTGCTGATCGTCGCGGCGGTGATCGGCGACGGCGTCAACTACTCGATCGGTGCGATGCTCGGAGATCAGGTGCGCGAGGGGAACCGCTTCATCAAGAAGGAGCACCTCGAGCGCACGCACGCCTTCTACGAAAAGTACGGGGCCAAGACGATCATCCTGGCGCGTTTCGTTCCCATCGTGCGCACGTTCGCGCCGTTCGTGGCCGGCGTCGGGCGCATGACCTACGCCAAGTTCGCGACCTACAACGTCGTCGGCGCCATCATCTGGGTCACATCGCTGACCTACGCCGGCTACGGCCTGGGCAACGTTCCCTTCGTCAAGAAGAACTTCGAGATCATCGTCCTGGCCATCATCTTCCTTTCCATCCTGCCGGGCATCGTCGAGCTGATCCGCGCGCGCCGCGCGCCGGAAAAGCTGATCTAG
- a CDS encoding ATP-binding protein gives MTGERPLEEPSQALAAQRRARQAEIEPLVLPDMRERLRQGIFFIAAALAIYTFAVMVTFEEREALRFELNAGRVLGLAACWWALRVPRSRRFVLGTGMVAAVLVVGVALALSRLRNDSVVLPVLTVATVPFAATLVPWGARAQALFASVWVLGCLANGALSYGNLGAWAFSPLNLTVYNVCGLSVYVAAVYERSRRAMAARLDDARRSDEELEALHRELERRVRDRTAELELANRELEGFSYTVSHDLRSPLRAIHGFAHLLSEELSDTAPESAREHLAKIQRATNRMDGLIDDMLTLARVGRSEVRYDTVDVAELARSVVEELQTEQPDRRVEVRIGDIPLVRGDRAFIRLVMDNLLRNAWKFTRSREVARIEVSGEARGDVVECTVADNGVGFDMEFVGKLFKPFERLHADDYDGTGVGLATVARIVQRHGGTVSAMSAPGGGARFSFTLPRPAPQTSLVHGA, from the coding sequence ATGACCGGCGAGAGGCCGCTCGAGGAACCCTCCCAGGCGCTGGCGGCGCAGCGACGCGCGCGACAGGCCGAGATCGAGCCGCTCGTCCTGCCCGACATGCGCGAGCGCCTGCGGCAGGGCATCTTCTTCATCGCTGCCGCACTGGCGATCTACACGTTCGCGGTCATGGTGACGTTCGAAGAGCGCGAGGCGCTGCGTTTCGAGCTCAACGCAGGCCGCGTCCTCGGCTTGGCCGCGTGCTGGTGGGCGCTGCGCGTGCCGCGCTCGCGCCGCTTCGTGCTGGGGACCGGAATGGTCGCGGCCGTGTTGGTGGTAGGCGTGGCGCTCGCTCTTTCCCGGCTGCGCAACGACAGCGTGGTGCTGCCGGTGCTGACGGTGGCGACGGTTCCCTTCGCCGCCACGCTGGTACCGTGGGGGGCGCGCGCGCAGGCGCTGTTCGCTTCAGTCTGGGTGCTCGGCTGCCTGGCCAACGGCGCACTGAGCTACGGCAACCTCGGGGCCTGGGCGTTCTCGCCGCTGAACCTGACCGTCTACAACGTGTGCGGCCTCTCGGTGTACGTTGCCGCCGTCTACGAACGCTCGCGGCGCGCGATGGCGGCGCGGCTGGACGATGCCCGCCGCAGCGACGAGGAGCTGGAGGCGCTGCACAGGGAGCTCGAGCGCCGCGTGCGCGACCGGACCGCCGAGCTGGAGCTGGCGAATCGCGAGCTCGAGGGCTTCAGCTACACGGTATCGCACGACCTGCGCTCGCCGCTGCGGGCCATTCACGGCTTCGCGCACCTGCTGTCGGAGGAGCTGAGCGACACCGCGCCCGAATCGGCACGCGAGCATCTGGCCAAGATCCAGCGCGCGACCAACCGCATGGACGGGCTCATCGACGACATGCTGACGCTGGCGCGGGTCGGCCGCAGCGAGGTGCGCTATGACACGGTGGACGTGGCCGAGCTCGCGCGCTCGGTGGTGGAGGAGCTTCAGACCGAGCAGCCTGACCGCCGCGTCGAAGTGCGCATCGGCGACATCCCGCTCGTGCGCGGGGACCGCGCCTTCATCCGCCTGGTGATGGACAACCTGCTGCGCAATGCGTGGAAGTTCACGCGCTCGCGCGAGGTGGCGCGTATCGAGGTCAGCGGCGAGGCGCGCGGCGACGTCGTCGAGTGCACGGTGGCCGACAACGGCGTCGGCTTCGACATGGAATTCGTGGGCAAGCTCTTCAAGCCTTTCGAGCGCCTGCATGCCGATGACTATGACGGAACCGGCGTGGGACTGGCGACGGTCGCGCGCATCGTGCAGCGCCACGGCGGCACGGTCTCGGCGATGAGCGCGCCCGGCGGGGGCGCCAGGTTCTCGTTCACGCTTCCGCGTCCGGCTCCGCAGACGTCTCTCGTGCACGGTGCCTGA
- a CDS encoding ATP-binding protein, with protein MATTTEAERILVLAPTPGDAEISRSVLGDAGLGCHLCANVAEVASQMLDGAGAILLTPEVLSWPDSYLLAEALQRQPAWSDIPIIMLCTSGADSAAAAMATELLGNITVLERPVRVTTLVSALHTAVRARRRQYELRDHLDELHRADTSLRRQTSRLRLLWESASVLLTSEDPEAMMRTLFYKIAPHFGLDAFLSFVCDDGGEALRLEASEGVEPELQERLAHLPMSTSICGAVARQRQPMAFSYIQHTNDPLLENVRQFGFQAYACTPMMADDKLLGALAFASRQRVRFDLEEIEFLETITRYVTSAYERVRLIDELRDTDRRKDEFLATLAHELRNPLAPIRNALHIMSLTQGDPGASEQARTMMERQLAQMVRLIDDLLDVSRITRGKLELRKERVELGDIIKNAVDTARPSIDAAHHELELEVAPYPIHLDADPVRLAQVFSNLLNNAAKYMDPGGKIWLTCRHYDHKVTVSVRDAGIGIPAPALRSIFDMFTQVERSLEKSQGGLGIGLTLVKRLVEMHGGSVEARSEGVGRGSEFCVTLPVATAAEAAPPRPSRRPPAQRKSCRILVADDNRDAAESMGMMLRLMGNDVRTVHDGIEAVEEAATFRPDVVLLDIGMPRLNGYEAARRIRQERWGKSMHLVALTGWGQQEDKSRASEAGFDRHFTKPMDPGELERIVAGLGTTLRHRARETSAEPDAEA; from the coding sequence ATGGCGACAACGACTGAAGCCGAGCGCATTCTGGTTCTGGCGCCGACGCCCGGCGACGCCGAGATCAGCCGCTCCGTCCTCGGCGACGCCGGCCTCGGCTGTCACCTCTGCGCCAATGTCGCCGAGGTCGCGTCGCAGATGCTCGACGGCGCCGGCGCCATCCTGCTGACGCCCGAAGTGCTGTCGTGGCCGGATTCCTACCTGCTCGCCGAGGCGCTGCAGCGGCAGCCGGCGTGGTCCGACATCCCCATCATCATGCTCTGCACCTCCGGCGCCGACTCGGCCGCGGCGGCCATGGCCACCGAGCTGCTCGGCAACATCACGGTGCTCGAACGGCCGGTGCGAGTGACGACGCTGGTGAGCGCGCTCCACACCGCCGTCCGGGCGCGGCGCCGCCAGTACGAGCTTCGCGACCATCTCGATGAGCTCCATCGGGCCGATACCTCGCTGCGCAGGCAGACCAGCCGGCTGCGCCTGCTGTGGGAATCCGCCTCGGTGCTGCTGACCAGCGAGGACCCCGAGGCGATGATGCGCACGCTCTTCTACAAGATCGCGCCGCACTTCGGCCTGGACGCGTTCCTGAGCTTCGTGTGCGACGACGGCGGCGAAGCGCTCCGGCTGGAAGCCAGCGAAGGCGTCGAGCCCGAGCTTCAGGAACGGCTTGCGCACCTGCCGATGTCGACATCCATCTGCGGAGCCGTTGCCAGACAACGCCAGCCCATGGCGTTCTCCTACATCCAGCACACCAACGACCCCCTGCTCGAGAACGTGCGCCAGTTCGGCTTCCAGGCCTACGCGTGCACGCCGATGATGGCCGACGACAAGCTCCTCGGCGCGCTCGCCTTCGCCAGTCGCCAGCGTGTCCGTTTCGACCTGGAGGAGATCGAGTTCCTCGAGACCATCACGCGCTATGTCACTTCCGCCTACGAACGCGTGCGGCTGATCGATGAGCTGCGCGACACGGACCGGCGCAAGGACGAGTTCCTGGCCACGCTGGCGCACGAGCTGCGCAACCCGCTGGCGCCGATCCGCAACGCCCTCCACATCATGTCCCTGACACAGGGCGATCCGGGCGCGAGCGAGCAGGCGCGGACGATGATGGAGCGCCAGCTGGCACAGATGGTGCGGCTGATCGACGACCTGCTCGACGTCAGCCGCATCACGCGCGGAAAGCTCGAGCTGCGCAAGGAACGGGTCGAGCTGGGCGACATCATCAAGAATGCCGTCGATACGGCCCGCCCCTCCATCGATGCCGCTCATCATGAGCTGGAGCTGGAGGTCGCGCCCTACCCGATCCATCTGGATGCCGACCCGGTGCGCCTGGCGCAGGTGTTCTCCAACCTTCTCAACAACGCCGCCAAGTACATGGATCCCGGCGGCAAGATCTGGCTCACCTGCCGGCACTACGATCACAAGGTGACGGTGTCGGTGCGCGATGCCGGGATCGGTATTCCGGCGCCCGCGCTGCGGTCCATCTTCGACATGTTCACGCAGGTGGAGCGCTCGCTGGAGAAGTCGCAGGGCGGCCTCGGCATCGGGCTGACACTGGTCAAGCGCCTGGTGGAGATGCACGGCGGCAGCGTCGAGGCGCGCAGCGAGGGCGTCGGCCGCGGCAGCGAGTTCTGCGTGACGCTGCCGGTGGCAACCGCGGCCGAGGCGGCACCGCCGCGGCCCTCGCGGCGGCCGCCAGCTCAGCGCAAGTCCTGCCGCATCCTGGTCGCCGACGACAATCGCGACGCCGCCGAGAGCATGGGCATGATGCTGCGGCTGATGGGCAACGATGTCCGAACGGTGCACGACGGCATCGAGGCCGTCGAAGAGGCCGCCACTTTCCGTCCCGACGTCGTCCTGCTCGACATCGGCATGCCGCGCCTGAACGGCTACGAGGCCGCGCGCCGCATCCGGCAGGAGCGATGGGGGAAATCGATGCACCTGGTGGCGCTGACGGGCTGGGGTCAGCAGGAGGACAAATCACGCGCCAGCGAAGCTGGCTTCGACCGGCACTTCACCAAGCCGATGGACCCGGGCGAGCTCGAGAGGATCGTGGCGGGCCTCGGTACGACCCTCAGGCACCGTGCACGAGAGACGTCTGCGGAGCCGGACGCGGAAGCGTGA
- a CDS encoding ATPase domain-containing protein, with amino-acid sequence MQPDSPALLETGIEGLDEILRGGLAPGQLYLLEGHPGTGKTTLAMQFLMAGARNGERCLFVALSEDERELRASAAAHGWDLSGIDMLEIIPAEETLKPDARYTMYHPSEVELAATTKQVLAETERLRPSRIVFDSLSELRLLAEDSLRYRRQILALKHHFARMRATVMLIDDRTGDEKEMHLHSLAHGVISLERTSPEYGASRRRLQLSKLRGRAYVEGYHDFSIYTGGVRVFPRLVAAHYSSDFERDNIRSGIVPLDNLLGGGLAKGTSTLVLGAAGTGKSTVVGQFVCAAASRGEKTIVLLFDESVPTFIERSAGLGMDVLKLRDAGTLELRRVDPAQMTPGELSHELRRAVEDRGVTIVVVDSLNGYLNAMPTERFLTLHLHELLTYLGSQGVTSLLTMTNHGLVGAQIHVPVDASYLADTVLTLRYFEAYGSVRKAISVIKKRTGVHESEIREIFMDRHGIQIGEPIREFQGVLTGTPVLVGSQFHGIEARNGDND; translated from the coding sequence GTGCAGCCCGATTCTCCTGCCCTGCTCGAAACCGGCATCGAAGGACTCGACGAAATTCTCCGCGGCGGCCTGGCCCCCGGGCAGCTCTATCTCCTCGAGGGCCATCCCGGCACCGGCAAGACCACGCTGGCAATGCAATTCCTGATGGCGGGGGCGCGCAACGGGGAGCGCTGCCTGTTCGTCGCGCTCTCCGAAGACGAGCGCGAGCTGCGCGCCTCGGCAGCCGCACACGGCTGGGACCTGTCAGGAATCGACATGCTCGAGATCATCCCGGCCGAGGAGACTCTCAAGCCCGACGCGCGCTACACGATGTACCATCCTTCCGAGGTCGAGCTGGCCGCCACGACCAAGCAGGTGCTGGCCGAGACCGAGCGGCTGCGTCCCTCGCGCATCGTCTTCGACTCCCTCTCCGAGCTTCGGCTTCTGGCCGAGGACTCGCTGCGCTACCGCCGCCAGATCCTCGCGCTCAAGCATCACTTCGCGCGCATGCGGGCAACGGTCATGCTCATCGACGATCGCACCGGCGACGAGAAGGAGATGCATCTTCACAGCCTCGCGCACGGCGTGATCTCGCTCGAGCGCACATCACCGGAGTACGGCGCCTCGCGGCGGCGCCTGCAGCTCTCCAAGCTGCGCGGGCGCGCCTATGTCGAGGGCTACCACGACTTCTCGATCTATACCGGCGGCGTTCGCGTCTTCCCGCGCCTGGTCGCGGCCCACTACAGCAGCGATTTCGAGCGCGACAACATCCGGAGCGGCATCGTGCCGCTCGACAACCTCCTCGGTGGTGGCCTGGCCAAGGGCACCAGCACGCTGGTCCTCGGCGCGGCCGGCACCGGCAAGTCCACGGTCGTGGGGCAGTTCGTCTGCGCCGCCGCTTCTCGCGGCGAGAAGACGATCGTCCTGCTCTTCGACGAGTCTGTTCCGACGTTCATCGAGCGCTCGGCCGGCCTCGGCATGGACGTTCTCAAGCTCCGTGATGCAGGAACGCTCGAGCTGCGACGCGTGGATCCGGCGCAGATGACGCCCGGGGAGCTCTCGCACGAGCTGCGGCGCGCCGTCGAAGACCGCGGCGTCACGATCGTCGTCGTCGACAGCCTCAACGGCTACCTCAATGCGATGCCGACCGAGCGCTTCCTGACACTCCATCTTCACGAATTGCTCACCTACCTCGGAAGCCAGGGAGTGACCTCGCTGCTGACGATGACCAACCACGGGCTGGTCGGAGCGCAGATTCACGTTCCGGTCGATGCCAGCTATCTGGCCGACACCGTTCTGACGCTTCGCTACTTCGAGGCATACGGGTCGGTGCGCAAGGCCATTTCCGTCATCAAGAAACGCACTGGCGTCCATGAGTCCGAAATCCGCGAGATCTTCATGGACCGCCACGGAATCCAGATCGGCGAGCCGATTCGGGAGTTCCAGGGCGTACTGACAGGCACGCCCGTGCTCGTGGGATCGCAGTTCCACGGTATCGAGGCGCGCAATGGCGACAACGACTGA
- a CDS encoding acyl-CoA dehydrogenase — MAEAAINFFKTDLRSIQFTLYEHIRIQQLFEHEFYAHLSRQECDQVIDQTVRFCNEMIGPLSQIGDRLGCKLEDGVVRTPPGYKEAWNKLYEMGLPNWRLSLEEGGFQGPSSIGVILAELQSGANTAFSMYPGLTHGAAELVAYFARPEDKARFLPPMLDGRFSGTMCLSEPQAGSDVGAAKTKAVRIDGNRYKISGTKCWISGGDQDMSQNIVHMVLARVEGAPEGTAGISLFIVPKYRVNDDGSVGEFNNVVTASIEHKLGINSSTTAVLNFGESGDCIGYLVGEQENVGMKQMFHMMNGARIEVGVQGLAVASTAYLNALHYARERKQGTSVKRFKDPAAPKVPIIEHSDVRRMLMEMKSKIEGMRALTVKLAFNEDMHRALTAEGKHDEAAFYKGRVDLLTPIVKAYCSDQSFRVCELAIQVYGGAGYVKDNPVEQYLRDSKIFSIYEGTNHIQALDLVVRKLRGRSGQDLTDFLSDITGFVQRYSDDLAVGKEVQMLGEASQALQEAGGALMQYMMTSKLDQLTLCCSPFLEAMSELTVGHLLLEAAVIAERERTQDERQNQEEFDFYAGRVMSGKFYANFVLPNVLDRCKVITSGDRSALDIPDAGFSTVW; from the coding sequence ATGGCCGAAGCGGCGATCAATTTCTTCAAGACCGACCTGCGCTCGATCCAGTTCACGCTGTACGAGCACATCCGCATTCAGCAGCTGTTCGAGCACGAGTTCTACGCCCATCTGTCGCGGCAGGAGTGCGATCAGGTCATCGACCAGACGGTGCGCTTCTGTAACGAGATGATCGGGCCGCTCAGCCAGATCGGTGACCGCCTCGGCTGCAAGCTCGAGGACGGGGTGGTCAGGACCCCTCCTGGATACAAGGAGGCGTGGAACAAGCTCTACGAGATGGGGCTTCCCAACTGGCGCCTATCGCTCGAAGAGGGCGGCTTTCAGGGCCCCTCCTCGATCGGCGTCATCCTGGCCGAGCTGCAGTCGGGCGCCAACACCGCCTTCTCGATGTACCCGGGCCTGACGCACGGCGCGGCCGAGCTGGTCGCGTACTTCGCGCGGCCCGAGGACAAGGCGCGCTTCCTTCCTCCGATGCTCGACGGCCGTTTCTCGGGAACGATGTGCCTGTCGGAGCCGCAGGCAGGTTCCGACGTCGGCGCCGCCAAGACCAAGGCGGTTCGCATCGACGGCAACCGCTACAAGATCAGCGGCACCAAGTGCTGGATCAGCGGCGGCGACCAGGACATGTCGCAGAACATCGTGCACATGGTGCTGGCGCGCGTCGAAGGCGCTCCCGAGGGCACGGCCGGCATATCGCTGTTCATCGTGCCCAAGTACCGCGTCAACGACGACGGCAGCGTCGGCGAGTTCAACAACGTCGTGACCGCGTCGATCGAGCACAAGCTCGGCATCAACAGCTCCACCACCGCGGTGCTCAATTTCGGCGAGAGCGGCGACTGCATCGGCTATCTCGTCGGCGAGCAAGAGAACGTCGGCATGAAGCAGATGTTCCACATGATGAACGGCGCACGCATCGAGGTCGGGGTGCAGGGGCTGGCCGTGGCTTCGACCGCCTACCTGAACGCCCTGCACTACGCGCGCGAGCGCAAGCAGGGAACCTCGGTCAAGCGTTTCAAGGACCCGGCCGCGCCCAAGGTGCCGATCATCGAACACTCCGACGTGCGCCGCATGCTCATGGAGATGAAGAGCAAGATCGAGGGCATGCGCGCGCTGACGGTCAAGCTGGCGTTCAACGAAGACATGCACCGTGCGCTGACGGCCGAGGGCAAGCACGACGAGGCCGCGTTCTACAAGGGCCGCGTCGACCTGCTCACGCCGATCGTCAAGGCGTACTGCTCCGATCAGAGCTTCCGCGTCTGCGAGCTGGCCATCCAGGTCTACGGCGGCGCCGGCTACGTCAAGGACAATCCGGTCGAGCAGTACCTGCGCGACTCGAAGATCTTCTCGATCTACGAGGGCACCAACCACATCCAGGCCCTCGATCTCGTGGTGCGCAAGCTGCGCGGGCGAAGCGGCCAGGACCTGACCGACTTCCTCAGCGACATCACCGGCTTCGTGCAGCGCTACTCGGATGATCTCGCCGTCGGCAAGGAAGTGCAGATGCTGGGCGAGGCCTCCCAGGCGCTGCAGGAGGCGGGCGGCGCGCTCATGCAGTACATGATGACGTCCAAGCTCGATCAGCTCACGCTCTGCTGCTCCCCCTTCCTGGAGGCGATGAGCGAGCTGACGGTCGGGCACCTCTTGCTGGAGGCGGCGGTGATCGCCGAGCGCGAGCGCACGCAGGACGAGCGGCAGAACCAGGAGGAGTTCGACTTCTACGCGGGGCGCGTCATGTCGGGCAAGTTCTACGCGAACTTCGTCCTGCCCAACGTGCTCGACCGCTGCAAGGTCATCACCAGCGGCGACCGCAGCGCGCTCGACATACCGGACGCTGGTTTCTCCACCGTGTGGTAG
- a CDS encoding acyl-CoA thioesterase II yields MPHPLLDEVVSLLDVEELEVNIFRGYSPEEDRPRVFGGQVAAQSLMSAARTVPADRRVHSLHSYFLRPGDMHAPILFLVDRIRDGKSFTTRRVVAVQHGEAIFNMAASFQVAEQGVEHSLEMPAAPDPESLPTQAQRLAAFDRKLPRRAIEPRAIDMRWCDPPGWKPNKGEEGRAMVWMRADGRLPADSLLHTCVLVYASDYTLTETVMRPHGVHWSDHGVMAASLDHAMWFHRDFAVDDWWLYVEDSPAASGARGLARGVIFDRAGRLCCSVAQEVLLRVPPAS; encoded by the coding sequence ATGCCGCATCCGCTGCTAGACGAGGTCGTCTCGCTCCTGGACGTCGAGGAGCTCGAGGTCAATATCTTCCGCGGCTACAGCCCCGAGGAAGACCGCCCCCGCGTCTTCGGCGGCCAGGTCGCGGCGCAGTCGCTGATGTCGGCGGCGCGCACGGTGCCGGCCGATCGGCGCGTGCACTCCCTGCACAGCTACTTCCTGCGGCCCGGCGACATGCATGCGCCGATCCTGTTCCTGGTCGACCGCATCCGTGACGGCAAGTCGTTCACGACCCGCCGCGTGGTGGCGGTGCAGCACGGCGAGGCGATCTTCAACATGGCGGCATCCTTCCAGGTCGCCGAGCAGGGCGTGGAGCACAGCCTGGAGATGCCGGCCGCGCCCGATCCCGAGTCGCTGCCGACGCAGGCGCAGCGGCTGGCCGCCTTCGACCGCAAGCTTCCGCGCCGCGCGATCGAGCCGCGGGCGATCGACATGCGCTGGTGCGATCCTCCCGGATGGAAGCCGAACAAGGGCGAGGAGGGCAGGGCGATGGTGTGGATGCGCGCCGACGGCAGGCTTCCCGCCGATTCGCTGCTGCACACGTGCGTTCTGGTCTACGCCTCCGACTACACGCTGACGGAGACGGTGATGCGCCCGCACGGCGTGCACTGGAGCGATCACGGTGTGATGGCGGCGAGCCTGGACCACGCGATGTGGTTCCACCGCGATTTCGCGGTGGACGACTGGTGGCTGTACGTGGAGGATTCTCCGGCCGCCTCGGGCGCGCGAGGCCTTGCGCGCGGCGTGATCTTCGATCGTGCCGGCAGGCTGTGCTGTTCGGTGGCACAGGAGGTTCTGCTGCGGGTGCCTCCCGCTTCCTGA
- a CDS encoding AsmA family protein has protein sequence MMYTFGSLALLLVVFVGLIALNWHRLGPLVVAAISDATGRDLEVRGDVEVKILSWKPHLRVEQVYFGNADWSNEEHMLEVGRFHISLALRRLLRGDLVFPRIRIEDTVARLEERADGSNNWTFGAADAEDPAPDERSEMPGIRRLHLRNTRVIYTKEGAPQSNVDLDLDTATGRLSKRVNVVAEGRYQKLPARLTLRAGSIAELNDESRPFPLDIAVTAGDTSAMIDGQLVGARDGSGVDATMKVEGDSLSRLYPLIGVVFPQTPPYSLSGRLAHEGEVWTFTNFEGRLGDSDMSGDIRIDLAPERPKMTADFRSKKLDFDDLGPLVGAPPATGPGETASAEQRAEAAAGTGDGRVIPDDAVDVPRLHAMDIDGRLRAEKVIAPTRLPIDKLDLNIKLENGTLRTTPAAFDVAGGRVNLFSTLYSDRQPLRMEADLHARNLLVERILGDTPFTEETRGRLGGDIKLAMRGGSLREMASTADGKAQLAMADAQVSHLLMELIGLDIMKSIGVLLKGDEPLFIRCAAFDLTAENGKARSELFVIDTKASNITADLKLDLATEHLDLTIEPHPKDVSLLALRQALRVEGPLENLDVYPDPLKLGPVGSTMQKVNFLLAPVVGLLTPFDLDTEKGDNGCGHYLREMQGRGPQQASVGGTGAGDAAAPSEAAAKDDPDGDGEKDNIVERAFDKVTGTAKDVVDRIGGDDEKAGNEAGERSVRRSYPAAESGSQGSQPAKATRR, from the coding sequence ATGATGTACACGTTCGGGTCGCTCGCGCTCCTGCTCGTCGTGTTCGTCGGGCTGATCGCGCTCAACTGGCATCGCCTCGGCCCGTTGGTGGTCGCAGCGATCTCCGATGCCACCGGGCGCGATCTGGAAGTGCGCGGCGACGTCGAGGTCAAGATCCTGTCGTGGAAGCCGCACCTGCGCGTGGAGCAGGTGTATTTCGGCAATGCCGACTGGAGCAACGAGGAGCACATGCTCGAGGTCGGGCGCTTCCACATCTCTCTCGCGCTGAGAAGGCTTCTGCGAGGCGACCTCGTCTTTCCGCGCATCCGCATCGAGGACACTGTGGCCAGGCTCGAGGAGCGCGCCGACGGCAGCAACAACTGGACCTTCGGTGCGGCCGACGCCGAGGACCCGGCACCGGACGAGCGCTCGGAGATGCCCGGCATCCGGCGCCTGCATCTTCGCAACACGCGGGTGATCTACACCAAGGAAGGCGCGCCGCAGTCCAACGTCGACCTCGATCTCGACACCGCCACCGGACGCTTGTCGAAGAGAGTCAACGTCGTCGCCGAAGGCCGATACCAGAAGCTCCCGGCGCGCCTGACGCTGCGGGCCGGCTCCATCGCCGAGCTGAACGACGAATCGAGACCGTTCCCTCTCGACATCGCCGTCACCGCCGGAGACACGTCGGCGATGATCGATGGCCAGCTCGTGGGCGCGCGCGACGGCAGCGGCGTCGATGCGACCATGAAGGTCGAAGGCGACTCGCTGTCCAGGCTCTATCCGCTCATCGGCGTCGTCTTCCCACAGACCCCTCCCTACTCGCTCAGCGGCCGGCTGGCGCACGAAGGCGAGGTGTGGACGTTCACGAACTTCGAGGGACGTCTCGGCGACAGCGACATGAGCGGGGACATCAGGATCGATCTGGCGCCGGAGCGTCCGAAGATGACGGCGGACTTTCGTTCCAAGAAGCTCGACTTCGACGACCTGGGCCCGCTCGTCGGCGCTCCTCCCGCGACGGGGCCGGGCGAGACGGCATCGGCCGAGCAGCGCGCGGAGGCCGCCGCCGGCACCGGCGACGGACGCGTCATCCCGGACGACGCCGTCGACGTGCCTCGCCTGCATGCAATGGACATCGACGGACGGCTGCGTGCCGAGAAGGTGATCGCGCCGACGCGGCTGCCCATCGACAAGCTCGATCTGAACATCAAGCTCGAGAACGGCACGCTGCGTACGACGCCGGCCGCCTTCGACGTCGCCGGCGGCCGCGTCAACCTGTTCTCGACGCTGTACTCGGACCGCCAGCCGCTGCGCATGGAAGCCGATCTGCACGCGCGCAACCTGCTGGTCGAGCGCATCCTCGGCGACACCCCGTTCACCGAGGAGACGCGCGGCCGCCTGGGCGGCGACATCAAGCTTGCGATGCGAGGCGGCTCCCTTCGCGAGATGGCCTCGACGGCCGACGGCAAGGCACAGCTGGCGATGGCGGATGCGCAGGTCAGCCACCTTCTCATGGAGCTGATCGGCCTCGACATCATGAAGAGCATCGGCGTGCTGCTGAAAGGCGACGAGCCGCTGTTCATCCGCTGCGCCGCCTTCGACCTTACCGCCGAGAACGGCAAGGCGCGCAGCGAACTGTTCGTGATCGACACCAAGGCCAGCAACATCACGGCCGACCTCAAGCTGGACCTGGCTACCGAGCACCTGGACCTGACGATCGAGCCGCATCCGAAGGACGTCAGCCTGCTGGCGCTGCGACAGGCCCTGAGGGTGGAGGGTCCGCTGGAGAACCTCGACGTCTACCCGGACCCGCTCAAGCTCGGGCCGGTCGGCAGCACCATGCAGAAGGTCAACTTCCTGCTCGCGCCGGTGGTGGGACTGCTGACGCCGTTCGACCTGGACACGGAGAAGGGCGACAACGGCTGCGGCCATTACCTGCGCGAGATGCAGGGACGCGGGCCGCAGCAGGCCAGCGTCGGCGGTACCGGCGCCGGCGACGCGGCCGCGCCCTCCGAGGCGGCGGCCAAGGACGATCCCGACGGCGACGGCGAGAAGGACAACATCGTCGAGCGCGCCTTCGACAAAGTCACCGGCACCGCCAAGGACGTCGTCGATCGCATCGGCGGCGACGACGAGAAGGCCGGGAACGAGGCTGGCGAGCGCAGCGTGCGCAGATCCTATCCGGCCGCCGAAAGCGGCTCGCAGGGCAGCCAGCCGGCCAAGGCGACGCGCAGGTAG